In Opitutaceae bacterium TAV5, one genomic interval encodes:
- a CDS encoding Rrf2 family transcriptional regulator, which translates to MSGNSRFAVSVHVLAYLAYKAGPSVTSAEIASSVDTNPVVIRRLLSALAKARLVVAHKGASGGFSLTSAPANITLLDIHRAVEPQPDHSLARFAPNHKCPVGARIETILRTAFFKAQAGMEAELARISLDDILQQLKSVCTGKH; encoded by the coding sequence ATGAGTGGCAATTCCAGATTCGCCGTCAGCGTGCATGTGCTCGCCTACCTCGCCTACAAGGCGGGCCCGTCGGTCACATCCGCCGAGATCGCGTCGAGTGTCGACACCAATCCGGTCGTCATCCGCCGGCTGCTCTCCGCCCTGGCAAAGGCTCGTCTGGTGGTCGCGCACAAAGGCGCTTCGGGCGGTTTCAGCCTGACCAGCGCACCGGCCAACATCACCTTGCTCGATATTCATCGCGCCGTTGAACCGCAACCCGACCACAGCCTCGCGCGCTTTGCTCCCAACCACAAGTGCCCCGTCGGCGCGCGCATCGAAACCATCCTTCGCACCGCCTTCTTCAAGGCGCAGGCCGGCATGGAAGCCGAACTCGCCCGCATCTCGCTCGACGACATTCTCCAGCAGCTCAAATCCGTCTGCACAGGCAAGCACTGA
- a CDS encoding FMN-dependent NADH-azoreductase, translating to MNTNTTTPVLLHIDASPRGERSHSRRLGRDFNAAWQSAHPEGRIVNRDLGHEPPPFVTEAWVEGAFTAPAGHSPGAREAILKSDALVDELLAASEIVITTPIYNLSLPAVLKAWIDQIVRVGRTFSMGSDGYKGHAKARRVTIIVASGSDFRPDGPNGSYNFIEPYLRGVLGFIGLTDVQFIYAHSLNDGNPQREASLAEAQAAVQQLAAA from the coding sequence ATGAATACCAACACCACCACTCCCGTCCTCCTCCACATCGACGCCAGCCCGCGTGGCGAGCGCTCGCACAGCCGCCGGCTCGGCCGCGACTTCAACGCCGCATGGCAATCGGCCCATCCCGAAGGCCGCATCGTCAACCGCGATCTCGGCCACGAGCCGCCGCCTTTTGTAACCGAAGCCTGGGTCGAAGGCGCCTTCACCGCTCCCGCTGGACATTCGCCCGGCGCACGCGAGGCGATCCTCAAATCCGACGCGCTGGTCGACGAACTGCTCGCCGCCTCCGAAATCGTGATCACCACGCCGATCTATAATCTTTCCCTCCCCGCCGTCCTCAAGGCATGGATCGACCAGATCGTGCGCGTCGGCCGTACCTTTTCGATGGGGTCCGATGGCTACAAGGGCCACGCCAAAGCCCGGCGCGTTACCATCATCGTCGCCAGCGGCAGCGACTTCCGTCCCGACGGACCGAACGGCTCGTACAATTTCATCGAGCCCTACCTGCGCGGCGTCCTTGGCTTCATCGGGCTCACCGATGTGCAGTTCATCTACGCGCACAGCCTCAACGACGGCAATCCGCAGCGCGAAGCCTCGCTGGCCGAGGCGCAGGCCGCCGTGCAACAGCTTGCCGCAGCCTGA
- a CDS encoding ATPase AAA, with the protein MSFYADLHIHSKYSRATSGDLDFYHLALWAKKKGIRVVGTGDFTHPAWMAAIKDELVPAEPGLFRLRDDLEAAVNAGIGPCAAAAAPVRFLLEVEISTIYKQGDKVRKVHHLLYAPDIASAERMTGRLARIGNLASDGRPILGLNSRDLLEICLSAGEGCYLIPAHIWTPWFSVFGSKSGFDRLEECYGDLSSHIFALETGLSSDPAMNWQLSMLDGYQLVSSSDAHSPGNLGREASRFDCAMDYFAIRDALATGRGYAGSVEFFPEEGKYHMDGHRACNFRCEPEESRRLGGKCPVCGAPLTLGVHYRVLELADRAEPQKPAGAAPFRSFIPLPEVLGEIHGTGSKSKTVRTAWEQAIARLGPELDVLGDLPVDEIGRATSPLLAEAIRRMRAGEVIREGGFDGEYGVIRVFKPGEVEATQSVGVLFDLPEPVKPRKSGAGVSPATPWPGLPARDSEAGGTPVPHDREACAPSEAGIPIAHSPSPHPLLAGLDPDQRAAASIVSGPLLIIAGPGTGKTRTLTHRIAHLIADHDVPPESCLAITFTRRAAGEMRERLQHLLPDGRGARVPVTTFHALGLTILREQQARLGLGAPLRVAGEREALDLAREILGVSAADARRLLADRAAIPAAWTQAMRARGLVDFDDLIALTVDLLAADPELAAHYRARWPHLSIDEYQDVDERQYQLVNYLTDVARASRPHSEGESAPDARATSPASSLCAIGDPDQAIYGFRGTDVRFFQQFRTDHPGAHVVQLTRNYRSARLIVEAALQAVAPTTLVRDRALHAQNADATRLTLRECGTDRAEAEFVVETIERLLGGTSLTSFDTGRASGTVAPTHYAFNDIAILYRTDAQTPSLVEALARSGIPFQKRAHGPLSAHATVQALVTRIKTLPPDAPLAERLAQASTALALADQPDADLRAITDALRPLAEKHGADLDAFRSELALGVDVDLHDARAERVSLLTLHAAKGLEFRVVFLVGCEDGLLPHRFGFSDTDSDAEADIAEERRLFFVGLTRAKERLFLTHARRRHWQGALRDRYPSLFLRDIRDTHLDRHREEPPAAPRARQLDLF; encoded by the coding sequence ATGTCGTTCTACGCCGATCTGCACATCCACTCCAAATACTCCCGCGCCACCAGCGGGGACCTCGATTTCTACCACCTCGCGCTCTGGGCAAAGAAAAAGGGCATCCGCGTCGTCGGCACCGGTGATTTCACCCATCCCGCCTGGATGGCCGCGATCAAGGACGAACTCGTGCCCGCCGAACCCGGCCTCTTCCGCCTGCGCGACGATCTCGAAGCCGCCGTCAACGCCGGAATCGGCCCGTGCGCCGCCGCAGCCGCGCCGGTCCGCTTCCTCCTCGAGGTGGAAATCTCCACCATCTACAAACAGGGCGACAAGGTCCGCAAGGTTCACCACCTCCTCTACGCGCCCGACATCGCCAGCGCCGAACGCATGACGGGCCGCCTCGCTCGCATCGGCAACCTCGCCTCCGACGGCCGCCCCATCCTCGGCCTCAACTCCCGCGACCTGCTCGAAATCTGCCTGAGCGCCGGCGAAGGCTGTTACCTCATCCCGGCCCACATCTGGACGCCGTGGTTCAGCGTCTTCGGTTCCAAGTCCGGTTTCGACCGCCTGGAGGAATGCTATGGCGACCTCTCCTCCCACATCTTCGCGCTCGAAACCGGCCTTTCCTCCGATCCGGCCATGAACTGGCAGCTCTCGATGCTCGACGGTTATCAACTCGTATCCAGTTCCGACGCACACTCGCCCGGCAACCTCGGACGCGAAGCCAGCCGTTTCGACTGTGCGATGGATTATTTCGCCATCCGCGACGCCCTCGCCACCGGCCGCGGCTACGCCGGCTCGGTCGAATTTTTCCCCGAGGAAGGCAAGTACCACATGGACGGCCACCGCGCCTGCAACTTTCGCTGCGAGCCGGAGGAATCGCGCCGCCTCGGCGGCAAATGCCCCGTCTGCGGTGCGCCGCTCACGCTCGGCGTGCACTACCGCGTGCTCGAACTCGCCGATCGCGCCGAACCGCAAAAACCCGCCGGGGCCGCGCCCTTCCGCAGTTTCATCCCGCTGCCCGAAGTGCTGGGGGAAATCCACGGAACCGGCTCCAAAAGCAAAACCGTGCGCACCGCCTGGGAGCAAGCCATCGCCCGTCTCGGTCCCGAACTCGACGTGCTCGGCGACCTGCCCGTTGACGAAATCGGCCGCGCCACCTCGCCGCTCCTGGCGGAGGCGATCCGCCGCATGCGCGCCGGCGAGGTCATCCGCGAAGGCGGCTTCGACGGCGAGTACGGCGTCATCCGCGTCTTCAAACCCGGAGAAGTCGAAGCCACCCAATCTGTCGGCGTGCTCTTCGACCTGCCCGAGCCGGTGAAACCGAGAAAAAGTGGCGCGGGCGTCTCGCCCGCAACTCCGTGGCCCGGGCTTCCAGCCCGCGATTCCGAAGCGGGCGGGACGCCCGTGCCCCATGATCGGGAGGCCTGTGCCCCATCAGAGGCAGGGATACCCATCGCACATTCCCCGTCCCCCCACCCCCTTCTCGCCGGCCTCGACCCCGACCAGCGCGCCGCCGCCTCCATCGTCTCCGGCCCCCTTCTCATCATCGCCGGTCCCGGCACCGGCAAGACCCGCACGCTCACCCATCGCATCGCGCACCTGATCGCCGACCATGACGTGCCACCCGAATCCTGCCTCGCCATCACCTTCACCCGCCGCGCCGCCGGCGAAATGCGCGAACGCCTCCAACACCTCCTCCCCGACGGACGCGGCGCCCGCGTCCCGGTGACGACTTTCCACGCCCTCGGCCTCACCATTCTCCGCGAGCAACAGGCCAGACTCGGTCTCGGCGCCCCGCTCCGCGTCGCCGGCGAACGCGAGGCACTCGACCTCGCCCGCGAAATCCTCGGTGTCTCCGCCGCCGACGCCCGCCGCCTGCTTGCCGACCGCGCCGCCATTCCCGCCGCCTGGACGCAGGCCATGCGCGCCCGCGGGCTCGTGGATTTCGACGACCTCATCGCGCTCACGGTCGATCTCCTCGCCGCCGATCCCGAACTCGCCGCACATTACCGCGCCCGCTGGCCGCACCTCTCCATCGACGAGTATCAGGACGTGGACGAACGCCAGTATCAGTTAGTCAACTACCTGACAGACGTGGCGCGGGCGTCCCGCCCGCATTCGGAAGGAGAAAGCGCACCGGACGCCCGCGCCACATCACCCGCCTCCAGCCTCTGCGCCATCGGCGACCCCGACCAGGCGATCTACGGCTTCCGCGGCACCGATGTCCGCTTTTTCCAGCAATTCCGGACCGATCATCCCGGCGCGCACGTCGTGCAGCTCACGCGTAACTACCGCTCCGCCCGCCTCATCGTCGAAGCCGCCTTGCAGGCCGTCGCGCCCACCACGCTCGTGCGCGACCGCGCCCTGCACGCGCAGAACGCCGACGCCACCCGTCTCACGCTGCGCGAGTGCGGCACCGACCGCGCCGAGGCCGAATTTGTCGTCGAAACCATCGAACGCCTCCTCGGCGGCACCAGCCTCACCTCCTTCGACACCGGCCGCGCCAGCGGCACCGTCGCGCCGACGCACTACGCCTTCAACGATATCGCCATCCTCTACCGCACCGACGCACAAACCCCGTCGCTCGTCGAGGCGCTCGCCCGCTCCGGCATTCCCTTCCAGAAACGCGCCCACGGCCCGCTCTCCGCGCACGCCACCGTGCAGGCACTCGTCACCCGAATCAAGACCCTCCCGCCCGACGCCCCGTTGGCCGAACGCCTCGCGCAGGCCTCGACCGCGCTCGCGCTCGCCGACCAACCCGACGCCGACCTGCGCGCCATCACCGACGCGCTGCGTCCGCTCGCCGAAAAACACGGTGCCGACCTCGACGCCTTCCGGAGCGAACTCGCGCTCGGCGTGGATGTGGACCTGCACGATGCCCGTGCCGAGCGTGTATCGCTGCTCACGCTACACGCCGCCAAGGGTCTTGAGTTCCGCGTCGTCTTTCTCGTCGGCTGCGAAGACGGCCTGCTGCCTCACCGATTCGGCTTCAGCGATACCGACAGCGACGCCGAAGCCGACATCGCCGAAGAGCGCCGCCTGTTTTTTGTGGGCCTCACCCGCGCGAAGGAGCGCCTCTTCCTCACGCACGCCCGCCGCCGCCACTGGCAGGGCGCGTTGCGCGACCGTTATCCGTCGCTCTTCCTGCGCGACATCCGCGATACCCACCTCGACCGCCACCGCGAGGAGCCGCCCGCCGCGCCACGCGCCCGGCAACTGGATCTGTTCTGA
- a CDS encoding XRE family transcriptional regulator, translating to MTTTQLRIRVPAARAKKVRRILERLGTDTTTTINMLFAQIELRKGLPFKVEQTDPETEELMADPKALAAIRAAKSSKGGRRYTMEEVFD from the coding sequence ATGACCACGACACAGCTCCGCATCCGGGTTCCTGCCGCCCGTGCCAAAAAAGTTCGCCGCATCCTGGAGCGGCTGGGTACCGACACCACTACTACCATCAATATGCTTTTCGCCCAAATCGAGCTGCGAAAAGGGCTGCCGTTCAAGGTGGAACAGACCGATCCCGAAACGGAGGAATTGATGGCCGACCCCAAGGCGCTGGCTGCGATTCGGGCTGCCAAAAGCAGCAAAGGGGGACGTCGCTACACGATGGAAGAAGTGTTTGACTGA
- a CDS encoding cytotoxic translational repressor of toxin-antitoxin stability system: MTPCTVAVLGAAKGYIDSCGPDIKKQFRIAISRLAQGKDGDTHAFTGELDGFYRLRVGSHRIIYRYCSGRVIECVYAGPRATVYDAFIPPG; encoded by the coding sequence ATGACACCCTGCACGGTCGCGGTACTTGGCGCGGCAAAGGGCTACATCGACTCCTGCGGCCCTGACATAAAAAAGCAATTCAGGATCGCCATTTCCCGGCTGGCACAAGGCAAAGACGGAGACACCCATGCATTTACCGGAGAACTCGACGGTTTTTACCGCCTGCGTGTCGGTTCGCACCGTATCATTTACCGTTATTGTTCCGGGCGCGTCATCGAATGTGTTTATGCCGGCCCGCGCGCTACGGTTTACGATGCCTTTATTCCACCGGGCTAA
- a CDS encoding LacI family transcriptional regulator, translating to MKGSPKPVSLKKIAEETGVSCMTVSRALRSAPRVSAGTAARVRKAAVRLGYVPDVRIASVMASVRAAKVRVPEPVAWLNAAPERWCWRDLKWLTPYREGAQEQCAALGYRLDDFWLAEPGMTEQRMSRILTSRGIRGVIITPAPTVLGVSHLAFDWKKFCGISFENALLAPRLHRVAQAYHYNLMLALKVLRRTGYRRIGLFMQTLEHRRSQHTYLAALHYFQKNIPEEERVEPLLYRSIYGLPDAVPFAEWVASESRKPNQGDYQAKPQAMLRDWIERERPDVIIGQRRNLLEWLAGLGLRVPEDIGVAHLALDDDCADWAGIWQNKRHIGAQAVQQLVAMMQTNQPGIPEIAHETLIRGTWRYGKTIRDRR from the coding sequence ATGAAGGGGTCGCCCAAACCGGTCAGTTTGAAGAAGATTGCGGAGGAGACAGGGGTTTCGTGCATGACGGTTTCGCGGGCGTTGCGCTCTGCTCCGAGAGTGAGTGCCGGCACGGCCGCGCGTGTTCGCAAGGCGGCGGTCAGGCTGGGTTATGTGCCGGACGTGCGGATCGCGTCTGTCATGGCGAGCGTGCGTGCGGCCAAGGTTCGCGTTCCCGAACCCGTCGCGTGGCTCAATGCCGCGCCCGAACGCTGGTGCTGGCGGGACCTCAAGTGGCTGACGCCCTATCGCGAGGGGGCGCAGGAGCAGTGTGCGGCGCTTGGCTACAGGCTCGACGATTTCTGGCTGGCCGAGCCGGGGATGACCGAGCAGCGGATGTCGAGGATCCTGACCAGCCGCGGGATTCGCGGGGTGATCATCACGCCGGCGCCCACGGTGCTCGGTGTTTCACATCTGGCTTTCGACTGGAAAAAGTTTTGCGGGATTTCGTTTGAAAACGCGCTGCTCGCTCCCCGCCTGCATCGGGTGGCGCAGGCGTATCACTACAATCTGATGCTCGCGCTCAAGGTGCTCCGGCGCACCGGCTACCGGCGTATCGGACTTTTCATGCAGACGCTGGAACACCGCCGTTCGCAGCACACCTATCTGGCCGCGCTGCATTACTTCCAGAAAAATATCCCGGAGGAGGAGAGGGTGGAGCCTTTGCTCTACAGGAGCATTTACGGACTGCCGGATGCGGTTCCGTTTGCCGAATGGGTTGCCAGCGAGAGCCGGAAACCGAATCAGGGCGACTACCAGGCCAAACCGCAGGCGATGTTGCGCGACTGGATCGAGCGTGAACGGCCGGATGTGATCATCGGCCAGCGCCGCAACCTGCTCGAGTGGCTGGCAGGTCTCGGCCTGCGGGTGCCGGAGGACATCGGTGTGGCGCATCTTGCGCTCGACGACGACTGCGCGGACTGGGCGGGCATCTGGCAAAACAAGCGCCACATCGGGGCGCAGGCCGTGCAGCAACTGGTGGCGATGATGCAGACGAACCAGCCCGGCATCCCGGAAATCGCCCACGAAACCCTCATCCGCGGCACCTGGCGCTACGGGAAAACGATACGGGATCGGAGATGA
- a CDS encoding N-terminal cleavage protein yields the protein MICQHTLPHPFRNLPPRVAAKRGFTLIELLTVIAIIGILAAILIPTVSQVRSSARAATCRSNLRQLGVAGLLYAEDNRGKLFPYRDGNNQDKGWNWLLMPWAGAADSHGTTALLPVFLCPVQPVEVKPQIHYPRYTYAINNTLVAPDADAPEPRLDAITDRQHVIFFGDSGQVPKWSGGSAYAFRWNLRPIPSDPEGILSSASDPDVDDDSQNGYFRYRHNGLSHAVFLDGSVRAFKPGEMRNRNYYWPY from the coding sequence ATGATCTGTCAACACACCCTTCCCCATCCTTTCCGCAATCTCCCGCCACGCGTCGCCGCCAAACGGGGATTCACTCTCATCGAACTCCTCACGGTCATTGCCATCATCGGCATTCTCGCGGCGATCCTCATTCCCACCGTCTCCCAGGTCCGCTCTTCCGCCCGCGCCGCCACCTGCCGCAGCAATCTCCGTCAACTCGGAGTCGCCGGCCTGCTCTACGCCGAAGACAATCGCGGCAAGCTGTTTCCCTACCGCGACGGCAACAACCAGGACAAAGGCTGGAACTGGCTCCTCATGCCCTGGGCCGGAGCCGCGGACAGTCATGGCACGACCGCGCTGCTTCCGGTCTTTCTCTGCCCCGTGCAGCCGGTTGAAGTGAAACCCCAGATCCATTATCCACGCTACACCTACGCCATCAACAATACCCTGGTCGCACCCGATGCGGATGCTCCCGAGCCGCGCCTTGACGCCATCACCGACCGCCAGCACGTCATCTTTTTCGGCGACAGCGGCCAGGTGCCCAAATGGTCGGGCGGCTCCGCCTACGCGTTCAGATGGAATCTTCGCCCCATCCCCTCCGATCCGGAAGGCATTCTCTCCTCAGCCTCCGACCCCGATGTCGATGACGATTCCCAAAACGGCTATTTCCGCTACCGCCACAACGGCCTGAGCCATGCCGTGTTTCTCGACGGCAGCGTGCGCGCTTTCAAGCCCGGCGAGATGCGCAACCGGAACTACTACTGGCCTTACTGA